A genomic window from Candidatus Binatia bacterium includes:
- a CDS encoding metallophosphoesterase, with translation MAPLHPNGRMLRKALAITAFAAVILTVYVGGSRYLAGRLIFEPALGEPWTSVLFGFFVVLAITPGLQALTERVAPPQLSRLVAWPANLFLGFAFYLLIGLFAVDLSLLLAGAAFGVDPSGLIVVRSRALAVVSFATIASIAGMFSALTPPKTSRWDIQLERWPTALDGFRIVQISDIHIGSMLDVKFARAIVDRVNELRPDLIAVTGDLVDGPVKHLREHVAPFADLRAEHGVYFVTGNHDYYSGADPWLEHVGELGMRALRNERVTISRDGAHFELAGVDDHRGDLFGPGHGEDVPTALAGRDPAEAVVLLAHDPSTFKAAIKADVDLQLSGHTHGGQIWPFNALVRAAIGFVAGYYRRGSSQLLVSRGTGYWGPPMRLRAPAEILEITLRAGAGEPVEAA, from the coding sequence ATGGCTCCCCTACACCCGAACGGACGGATGTTGCGCAAAGCACTCGCCATCACCGCGTTCGCGGCGGTCATCCTGACGGTCTACGTCGGCGGCAGCCGCTACCTCGCCGGAAGGCTGATCTTCGAGCCGGCGCTCGGGGAGCCGTGGACCTCAGTTCTATTCGGGTTCTTCGTCGTCCTGGCCATCACGCCGGGCTTGCAGGCGCTGACTGAGCGCGTCGCACCGCCGCAACTCAGCCGCCTCGTCGCCTGGCCCGCGAACCTATTCCTCGGTTTCGCGTTCTATCTTCTGATCGGGCTCTTCGCGGTCGACCTCTCGCTTCTCCTCGCCGGTGCCGCCTTCGGCGTCGATCCGAGCGGGCTCATCGTCGTGCGGTCTCGCGCGCTTGCGGTCGTCTCGTTTGCGACGATCGCGTCGATCGCCGGGATGTTCTCCGCCCTCACACCACCGAAGACCAGCCGCTGGGACATCCAGCTCGAACGATGGCCCACCGCGCTCGACGGGTTTCGGATCGTTCAGATCAGCGACATCCACATCGGCTCGATGCTCGACGTGAAGTTCGCTCGAGCGATCGTCGACCGCGTGAATGAGCTGCGGCCAGACCTCATCGCCGTCACCGGCGACCTCGTCGACGGCCCGGTGAAGCATCTCCGGGAGCACGTCGCGCCCTTCGCCGATCTCCGCGCGGAGCATGGTGTCTACTTCGTCACGGGCAACCACGACTACTACTCAGGCGCCGACCCATGGCTCGAGCACGTCGGGGAACTCGGGATGCGAGCCCTGCGAAACGAACGCGTGACGATCTCGCGAGACGGCGCTCACTTCGAGCTTGCCGGGGTCGATGACCACCGCGGCGATCTCTTCGGCCCCGGCCACGGAGAAGACGTTCCCACCGCTCTTGCCGGGCGGGACCCCGCCGAAGCCGTCGTGCTGCTCGCGCACGACCCCTCGACCTTCAAGGCCGCCATCAAAGCCGACGTCGACCTACAGCTCTCGGGCCATACCCACGGCGGCCAGATATGGCCCTTCAACGCGCTCGTTCGCGCGGCCATCGGATTCGTCGCCGGTTACTATCGCCGCGGGTCCTCGCAGCTCCTCGTGAGTCGCGGGACCGGCTACTGGGGCCCACCCATGCGCCTGCGCGCACCCGCGGAAATCCTCGAGATCACCCTACGCGCGGGTGCCGGCGAACCGGTCGAGGCAGCCTGA
- a CDS encoding PadR family transcriptional regulator yields the protein MSIKYAVLGLLAERPCHGYGVRARFEEHAGDLLDIGSGRVYDVLARLEVDGLVLRATERRGRRTRKVYSISVAGRCELVAWAHREPPPLAGPRDLLLRLLAVASDDHAVSSIVRTWERRERRMLEALERHTPGTPVLEVLRRLAGAD from the coding sequence ATGTCGATCAAGTACGCGGTTCTTGGGTTGCTCGCCGAGCGTCCGTGCCACGGGTACGGAGTGCGCGCGCGGTTCGAGGAGCACGCCGGGGACCTGCTCGACATCGGTTCCGGACGTGTCTACGACGTCCTTGCTCGTCTCGAGGTGGACGGACTGGTCCTCCGCGCGACGGAGCGCCGAGGCCGGCGGACCCGCAAGGTCTATTCGATCAGCGTCGCCGGTCGATGCGAGTTGGTGGCCTGGGCCCATCGCGAACCGCCGCCCCTCGCCGGTCCACGGGATCTCCTACTTCGTCTGCTCGCCGTAGCGTCGGACGATCACGCGGTGTCGTCGATCGTGCGGACCTGGGAACGCCGGGAGCGTCGAATGCTCGAAGCGCTGGAGCGGCACACCCCTGGGACACCTGTCCTGGAGGTTCTACGTCGTCTCGCAGGCGCGGACTGA
- the apaG gene encoding Co2+/Mg2+ efflux protein ApaG: MPSAVTEGIRVTVEVRYLEEHSAPNENRFTFGYRVSIANEGDARVQLKRRHWIITDGNGKVQDVEGPGVVGKEPVLDPGQEHQYQSGAVLTTPVGTMEGTYEMHDTGGRVFQAQIPRFALQQPGALH, encoded by the coding sequence ATGCCGAGCGCCGTCACCGAAGGAATCCGCGTGACAGTTGAAGTGCGCTACCTCGAAGAGCACTCCGCGCCCAACGAGAACCGATTCACGTTCGGGTACCGGGTGAGCATCGCCAACGAGGGTGACGCGCGCGTCCAACTCAAGCGGCGGCATTGGATCATCACCGACGGGAACGGAAAAGTGCAGGACGTCGAGGGCCCGGGCGTCGTCGGGAAGGAGCCCGTCCTCGATCCCGGCCAGGAGCATCAGTACCAGAGCGGTGCCGTCCTCACGACTCCCGTCGGCACGATGGAAGGTACCTACGAGATGCACGATACCGGCGGGCGCGTCTTTCAGGCCCAGATCCCACGGTTTGCGCTACAGCAACCCGGCGCCCTGCACTAG
- a CDS encoding Zn-ribbon domain-containing OB-fold protein — MADRYEAPLPKPTPDTQLYWKALRGHELHIQRCGDCNEAYFYPRSVCPHCLSGNVAWFRASGRGRLHTFTIVYAAGPKPPLPTPYIIAVVELEEGPRMLTNLVGVDPDPAKLSCDLPVEIEFADVTDECTLPHFRLAGGE; from the coding sequence ATGGCCGACCGATACGAGGCGCCCCTCCCCAAGCCGACACCCGACACGCAGCTTTACTGGAAGGCGCTCCGGGGGCACGAATTGCACATCCAGCGCTGCGGCGATTGTAACGAGGCGTACTTCTACCCGCGCAGCGTCTGTCCGCACTGCCTGTCCGGCAATGTGGCCTGGTTTCGGGCGAGCGGACGCGGGCGCCTTCACACGTTCACGATCGTGTACGCGGCCGGCCCGAAGCCTCCGCTGCCGACGCCGTACATCATTGCGGTGGTCGAGCTCGAGGAGGGGCCGCGGATGCTGACGAACCTCGTCGGCGTCGATCCGGACCCGGCGAAGCTTTCGTGTGACCTGCCGGTCGAGATCGAGTTCGCCGACGTCACCGACGAGTGCACGTTGCCGCACTTCCGACTTGCGGGAGGCGAATAG
- a CDS encoding acetyl-CoA acetyltransferase, whose translation MATSKFQAGRGTVAIVGASESDEVGKQPNKSALMLHAEGARNALADAGLRASDVDAVLSTGRPMAGEIPEYLGIRPRYLDNTHMGGCSFIAHLQHAIAIVNAGLAEVVLITHGESGRSRVGMPPRVIGSDSPGGQFESPFGVGGPATRYTLAATRHMHEYGTTKDQLAEVAVATRKWASLNPRAAMRDPITIEDVKSSRMIASPFNLLDCCLVTDGGGALVVTSAERAKDSKHAPVYVLGTGEATHHNLISQMPRFHVWDAAVQSGKSAWEMSGAGPADIDFAMFYDAFTIVPILALEALGFCGLGEGGGFVEGQRTAPGGDFPMNTNGGGLSYTHSGMYGMYLLVEAVKQLRGECGARQVAGAKTAICHGTGGILSAAATAILSTER comes from the coding sequence GTGGCGACGTCTAAGTTCCAGGCGGGTCGGGGCACCGTCGCGATCGTAGGTGCGTCCGAGTCGGACGAAGTCGGCAAGCAGCCGAACAAGTCGGCCCTGATGCTGCACGCGGAAGGAGCGAGGAACGCTCTTGCCGACGCGGGCCTTCGCGCCTCGGACGTCGACGCGGTCCTGTCCACGGGGCGACCGATGGCGGGTGAGATCCCCGAGTACCTGGGGATCCGACCGCGCTACCTCGACAACACCCACATGGGAGGCTGTTCGTTCATCGCTCATCTCCAGCACGCGATCGCGATCGTGAATGCCGGGCTCGCGGAGGTGGTGCTGATTACCCACGGGGAGAGCGGGCGCTCGCGTGTCGGCATGCCGCCACGAGTGATTGGAAGCGATTCACCGGGCGGGCAGTTCGAGTCTCCGTTCGGGGTCGGCGGTCCGGCGACTCGCTACACGCTCGCGGCAACGAGGCACATGCACGAGTACGGTACGACCAAGGACCAACTCGCGGAGGTCGCCGTAGCGACACGTAAGTGGGCGAGCCTGAACCCGCGGGCGGCGATGCGCGATCCCATCACCATCGAGGACGTGAAGTCGTCGAGGATGATCGCGTCGCCCTTCAATCTACTCGATTGCTGCTTGGTCACGGACGGCGGTGGCGCCCTCGTCGTCACCTCCGCCGAGCGGGCGAAGGATAGCAAGCACGCGCCGGTCTACGTCCTCGGGACGGGGGAAGCGACGCACCACAACCTGATCAGCCAGATGCCGCGCTTCCATGTGTGGGATGCGGCCGTTCAGTCGGGGAAGAGCGCGTGGGAGATGTCGGGCGCCGGGCCCGCCGACATCGATTTCGCCATGTTCTACGACGCGTTCACGATCGTGCCGATTCTCGCACTCGAGGCGCTGGGCTTCTGCGGGCTCGGGGAGGGAGGTGGGTTCGTGGAGGGCCAGCGCACGGCGCCGGGAGGGGACTTCCCGATGAACACCAATGGCGGCGGCCTCTCCTACACGCACTCGGGGATGTACGGGATGTACCTTCTGGTCGAGGCGGTGAAGCAGCTCCGTGGGGAGTGTGGCGCGCGCCAGGTCGCTGGCGCGAAGACGGCGATCTGCCATGGTACCGGCGGGATCCTCTCGGCCGCGGCGACCGCGATTCTGTCGACGGAACGGTGA
- a CDS encoding putative molybdenum carrier protein, producing the protein MSGGQTGVDRAALDVAAELGLERGGWCPRGRLAEDGTLGADYPLQETPSSRYSERTRWNVRDSDATLILVAGPLTGGTALTARAAKQAAKPLLVVDLDEGEDAAPTLAWLVAQKVGVLNVAGPRESRSSGIYERTAAFLRTLLSDPSGPGPR; encoded by the coding sequence GTGTCGGGCGGACAGACGGGCGTCGACCGCGCGGCGCTCGATGTCGCAGCGGAGCTCGGGTTGGAGCGCGGGGGTTGGTGTCCGCGGGGTCGGCTGGCCGAGGACGGAACCCTGGGGGCCGACTACCCCCTGCAAGAGACACCGTCGTCGCGCTATTCGGAACGTACGCGCTGGAACGTGCGGGACTCGGACGCGACTCTGATCTTGGTCGCCGGCCCTCTCACCGGCGGAACCGCTCTGACGGCGCGCGCGGCGAAGCAGGCGGCCAAGCCGCTCCTCGTCGTGGATCTGGATGAGGGGGAAGATGCGGCGCCGACGCTTGCGTGGCTCGTCGCACAGAAGGTCGGGGTTTTGAACGTCGCCGGTCCACGCGAGAGCAGGTCATCCGGCATCTACGAGCGCACCGCTGCGTTTCTTCGGACTCTCCTCAGCGACCCTTCGGGACCAGGCCCTCGGTGA
- a CDS encoding helical backbone metal receptor — protein sequence MAVFSKDASGVVVSVPNRPTRIVSLVPSVTETLFALGLGHRVVGVTDWCIHPAEALRSLPRVKGTKNPDLAAIAALEPDLVIANLEENREVDVRRLREGGLLVWVDFPCTVPEVIEHVRWLAGLGAPDDARAALLRAIETAAREVDGRHGDARRCFLPVWKDPWMTISASTYAHDLLSRLGLQNVFADEPGRYPRVTIEQIRERDPEIILLPDEPYAFTEADAGALRTELATAAAARNGRIHLVDGTLAFWHGPRTARALTEGLVPKGR from the coding sequence ATGGCCGTCTTTTCGAAGGATGCCTCCGGAGTCGTCGTTTCGGTTCCCAACAGGCCGACGCGGATCGTGTCGCTCGTGCCGAGCGTCACGGAGACGTTGTTCGCGCTCGGTCTCGGGCACCGGGTCGTCGGGGTGACCGACTGGTGCATCCACCCGGCAGAGGCGCTCCGCTCCCTCCCCCGCGTGAAGGGCACCAAGAACCCGGATCTCGCGGCGATCGCTGCTCTCGAACCGGATCTGGTCATCGCAAACCTGGAAGAGAACCGTGAGGTCGACGTGCGGCGCCTGCGCGAGGGCGGGCTCCTCGTCTGGGTCGACTTCCCCTGCACCGTGCCCGAAGTGATCGAGCACGTCCGGTGGCTGGCCGGGCTCGGTGCGCCGGACGACGCCCGAGCCGCCCTGCTGCGCGCGATCGAAACCGCCGCGCGAGAAGTCGATGGGCGCCACGGCGACGCCAGGCGATGTTTCCTTCCGGTCTGGAAGGACCCCTGGATGACGATCTCCGCCTCCACCTACGCGCATGATCTCCTCTCCCGTCTCGGCCTCCAAAACGTATTCGCAGACGAACCCGGACGCTACCCCCGCGTGACGATCGAACAAATCCGTGAGCGCGACCCTGAGATCATACTCCTGCCCGACGAGCCCTACGCCTTTACCGAAGCCGATGCCGGGGCCCTCCGAACCGAACTCGCGACGGCAGCCGCCGCTCGCAACGGACGCATCCACCTCGTGGACGGAACCCTGGCGTTCTGGCACGGCCCGCGAACCGCTCGTGCGCTCACCGAGGGCCTGGTCCCGAAGGGTCGCTGA
- the galK gene encoding galactokinase — protein sequence MRDVDLKEAFRARFGADPRSSSAPGRVNLIGEHTDYNEGWVLPVAIGLGTRVAFGPASGGGLTVVSTAFPDESVEIPLGVAPARRNHWSDYVHGVLRELEAASVTVPPAALLVDSDVPLGAGLSSSASLEVATAWALLALADHGMAPTEVALLCQRAENDFVGTRCGIMDMFISCLGREGQALLLDCRSREVSYVGIPDSTEIVIVNSGVRHSLAAGEYNRRRAQCESAVATLARANPAIGSLRDVAAGDLDRVDSLLGGVERRRARHVVTENARVQGFVTALLAGDLTTAGGLLDESHRSLRDDYEVSCPELDSLVDLAHRRPALLGARMTGGGFGGCTVNLVRAGQGRLFLDGLTSDYREQTGRALEGWITRPAPGAYVL from the coding sequence GTGAGAGATGTCGATCTGAAGGAGGCCTTCCGCGCTCGATTCGGCGCGGATCCGCGGTCGTCGTCGGCGCCGGGCCGAGTGAACCTCATAGGCGAGCACACCGACTACAACGAGGGCTGGGTTCTGCCGGTTGCGATCGGCCTCGGGACCCGCGTCGCCTTCGGCCCGGCGAGCGGCGGTGGCTTGACGGTCGTCTCGACGGCGTTTCCCGACGAGTCGGTGGAGATCCCGCTGGGTGTGGCGCCCGCTCGGCGTAATCACTGGAGCGACTACGTTCACGGTGTTCTCCGAGAGTTGGAGGCCGCGTCCGTGACGGTGCCGCCCGCTGCGCTATTGGTCGATAGCGACGTGCCCCTGGGCGCCGGCCTCAGCTCGTCGGCTTCGCTCGAGGTCGCGACCGCATGGGCGCTGCTGGCTCTTGCCGATCATGGGATGGCACCGACCGAAGTCGCGCTTCTCTGTCAGCGGGCCGAGAACGACTTCGTTGGAACCCGGTGTGGGATCATGGACATGTTCATCTCGTGCCTCGGTCGGGAGGGCCAAGCGCTGTTGCTCGACTGCCGCTCGCGCGAGGTGTCGTACGTCGGCATCCCGGACTCTACCGAGATCGTCATCGTGAACAGCGGGGTTCGCCACTCCCTGGCGGCGGGGGAGTACAACCGGCGTCGAGCGCAATGTGAGTCGGCCGTCGCGACGCTGGCTCGGGCCAACCCGGCGATCGGATCCCTGCGCGACGTCGCGGCGGGCGATCTGGACCGGGTCGATTCTCTGCTGGGCGGCGTGGAACGCCGGCGAGCGCGTCACGTCGTGACGGAGAATGCGCGAGTCCAAGGATTCGTCACAGCGCTGCTCGCGGGTGACCTCACGACGGCGGGCGGGCTTCTCGACGAATCCCACCGGAGCCTCCGCGACGACTATGAGGTCAGCTGCCCGGAGCTCGATTCGCTGGTCGATCTCGCCCATCGCCGGCCCGCCCTGCTCGGTGCTCGGATGACCGGCGGTGGATTCGGCGGCTGTACCGTGAATCTCGTGAGAGCCGGCCAGGGCCGCCTCTTCCTCGACGGCCTGACGTCCGATTACAGGGAACAGACGGGGCGAGCCCTCGAGGGCTGGATCACCCGGCCGGCGCCCGGAGCCTATGTGCTCTGA
- the coxB gene encoding cytochrome c oxidase subunit II: MTSETTRTRKLSRRHRRERGLLTALVFGLAAMVWLVPATSGAEESPIEFNQVSSIFEPVSVPAQKIHDLAEFVIAICAGILLVVGGLLTYVIIRFRARAGDEKREPPQVYGSNNLEAAWTIIPVIIVVVLFLATARTINEVEMKEPMPGALEVTVVGHRWWWEFEYPEYGIITANELHIPVSTADEPRPTFLWLESQDVVHSFWVPRLAGKTDVVPNRRNTLWIDTARPGLYLGQCAEYCGTQHAHMLLRVYVHSKEDFASWVEAQQAPEVVDPSVQAGRELFQRTACINCHTLDGTVADGTYGPTLSHLMSRVTIGAGAAFNNEENLRKWVQDPALFKPGVRMPDMKLSSEEVDQLVAFLVTLK, encoded by the coding sequence ATGACGAGTGAGACGACGCGCACGCGCAAATTGAGCCGTCGCCACCGACGAGAACGTGGGCTTCTGACGGCCCTGGTTTTCGGCCTTGCGGCCATGGTGTGGCTCGTGCCCGCGACCAGCGGCGCCGAAGAGTCACCGATTGAGTTCAACCAGGTCTCGAGCATCTTCGAGCCTGTCTCAGTCCCGGCGCAGAAGATTCACGATCTCGCCGAGTTCGTCATCGCGATCTGCGCGGGGATTCTTCTCGTGGTCGGCGGCCTGCTGACGTATGTGATCATCCGCTTCCGGGCGCGTGCGGGCGATGAGAAGCGAGAGCCGCCACAAGTCTACGGGAGCAACAACCTCGAGGCGGCATGGACGATCATCCCGGTGATCATCGTCGTCGTACTCTTCCTCGCGACGGCTCGAACGATCAATGAAGTCGAGATGAAGGAGCCGATGCCCGGCGCGCTCGAGGTCACGGTCGTCGGTCATCGCTGGTGGTGGGAGTTCGAGTACCCCGAGTATGGGATCATCACTGCGAACGAGCTCCACATCCCCGTGAGTACGGCCGACGAGCCGCGCCCGACGTTCCTGTGGCTCGAATCCCAAGACGTCGTGCACAGCTTCTGGGTTCCGCGTCTCGCCGGCAAGACCGACGTCGTCCCCAATCGGCGGAACACCCTGTGGATCGACACGGCGCGCCCCGGCCTCTACCTCGGCCAATGCGCCGAGTACTGTGGGACCCAGCACGCGCACATGTTGTTGCGCGTCTACGTCCATTCGAAAGAGGACTTCGCGTCGTGGGTGGAGGCCCAGCAGGCGCCGGAGGTCGTGGATCCTTCCGTCCAGGCGGGCCGCGAACTCTTCCAGCGAACCGCGTGCATTAATTGCCACACGCTCGACGGTACCGTGGCGGACGGCACGTACGGCCCGACGCTTTCGCATCTCATGAGCCGCGTGACGATCGGGGCGGGGGCCGCGTTCAATAACGAGGAGAACCTGCGCAAATGGGTGCAGGATCCGGCGCTCTTCAAGCCTGGCGTTCGCATGCCGGACATGAAGCTATCGAGCGAAGAGGTCGACCAGTTGGTCGCCTTCCTCGTGACGTTGAAGTAG
- the ctaD gene encoding cytochrome c oxidase subunit I, whose amino-acid sequence MTAIDGSIVQEPEGSKLSIWLWLHEWATTADHKKLGLMYIGSGLLFFVIAGLEASMMRMQLALPNNDFLTPETFNRLMTVHGTTMVFFVGMPVFFGFGNYLVPLMIGARDLAFPRLNAFGFWLFLFGGLLFYFSWIGGDGLYGMGTAPDVGWFAYSPLTSPAFAPGNSTDYWILGIMVAGFGSTATALNFVATIICMRCPGMTLMKMPLFVWLMLVNGFLVLVALTPLTAAQVMLLFDRFLGSHFFDTQAGGDAVLWQHFFWVFGHPEVYILIIPAFAIASEVTPVFSRKPIFGYEIMVAATVGIGFISLGVWAHHMFTVGLSSGINTFFAASTMAIAVPTGIKIFNWLGTMWGGRIRFEMPMLWVTAFLFEFVIAGLTGVMLAVVPFDWQLSDSYFVVAHFHFVLIGGLLYNIFAGIYYWFPKATGKMLSKKWGRWHFWAFVFGFNLTFGTMHFQGLLGMPRRIYTFDPGRGWDMLNLITSIGVIFQALGVLFFLWNVLSSLAWGEEAGDDPWDGWTLEWATTSPPPAYNFEKIPTVRSRRPLWDLKHPDDPDWHHE is encoded by the coding sequence ATGACCGCGATCGACGGAAGCATCGTCCAGGAGCCGGAAGGTTCGAAGCTGAGCATTTGGCTCTGGCTTCACGAGTGGGCGACGACCGCCGATCACAAGAAGCTCGGTCTGATGTACATCGGCTCGGGCCTGCTGTTCTTCGTCATCGCGGGTCTCGAAGCGTCGATGATGCGCATGCAGCTCGCGCTTCCGAACAACGACTTCCTCACTCCGGAGACGTTCAACCGGCTGATGACCGTGCATGGCACGACGATGGTGTTCTTCGTCGGGATGCCGGTCTTCTTCGGCTTTGGAAATTATCTCGTGCCGCTCATGATCGGCGCACGGGACCTCGCGTTCCCCCGCCTGAACGCGTTCGGCTTCTGGTTGTTCCTCTTCGGTGGGCTGCTGTTCTACTTCAGCTGGATCGGTGGCGACGGACTGTACGGGATGGGGACCGCACCCGATGTGGGTTGGTTCGCCTACTCACCGCTGACGTCCCCTGCGTTCGCGCCTGGGAATTCGACGGACTACTGGATCCTGGGGATCATGGTCGCTGGGTTCGGGAGCACCGCTACGGCGCTGAACTTCGTCGCAACCATCATCTGCATGCGCTGCCCCGGCATGACCCTCATGAAGATGCCGCTGTTCGTGTGGCTCATGCTGGTGAACGGCTTCCTCGTTCTGGTGGCGCTGACGCCTCTCACCGCGGCTCAGGTCATGTTGCTCTTCGACCGGTTCCTGGGATCACACTTCTTCGACACTCAGGCCGGCGGCGACGCCGTGCTCTGGCAGCATTTCTTCTGGGTGTTCGGACATCCGGAGGTCTACATCCTCATCATTCCGGCGTTTGCGATCGCGTCGGAGGTCACGCCCGTATTTTCGCGAAAGCCGATCTTTGGTTATGAAATCATGGTCGCCGCGACGGTCGGAATCGGCTTCATCAGCCTCGGGGTCTGGGCGCACCACATGTTCACGGTGGGGCTCTCGTCCGGCATCAATACGTTCTTCGCGGCAAGTACCATGGCGATCGCCGTTCCGACGGGGATCAAGATCTTCAACTGGCTCGGGACGATGTGGGGCGGTCGAATACGATTCGAGATGCCGATGCTGTGGGTCACGGCGTTTCTCTTCGAGTTCGTGATCGCCGGTCTCACCGGCGTAATGCTCGCGGTGGTTCCCTTCGATTGGCAGCTGTCCGACTCCTACTTCGTCGTCGCGCACTTCCATTTCGTTCTGATCGGTGGGCTGCTCTACAACATCTTTGCCGGAATCTACTACTGGTTCCCGAAGGCGACCGGGAAGATGCTCTCGAAGAAGTGGGGCCGCTGGCACTTCTGGGCCTTCGTGTTCGGCTTCAATCTGACGTTCGGCACGATGCACTTTCAGGGCCTGCTCGGCATGCCTAGGCGCATCTACACCTTCGATCCCGGCCGAGGCTGGGACATGCTGAACCTCATCACCTCCATCGGCGTGATCTTCCAGGCGCTCGGGGTCCTGTTCTTCCTGTGGAACGTGCTCTCGTCTCTCGCCTGGGGTGAAGAGGCCGGCGACGACCCTTGGGACGGTTGGACTCTGGAGTGGGCCACCACCTCACCGCCGCCCGCGTACAACTTCGAGAAGATTCCGACCGTGCGGAGTCGTCGGCCGCTGTGGGATCTGAAACACCCGGACGATCCGGATTGGCACCACGAATGA
- a CDS encoding heme-copper oxidase subunit III, with product MSSADQTVSAEEWTLPSRGHVGMACLILTECAFFSIFIVAHLFYLGKSLVGPYAADVLSLPVVGTIFLLSSSITITLAIRALRQGHQAAFNAFWLVTIIFGLIFLIGTGFEWYGLIYDDGLTIRTNLLGTTFYSLVGFHAAHVTIGLIMLTGVLIFSFAGFIRAGEAERVEVLSWYWHFVDAVWIVVLTVVYLIV from the coding sequence ATGAGTAGCGCAGACCAAACGGTTTCGGCGGAGGAGTGGACACTCCCGTCGCGCGGGCATGTCGGAATGGCGTGTTTGATTCTGACGGAGTGCGCCTTCTTTTCGATCTTCATCGTCGCGCACCTGTTCTACCTCGGGAAGAGCCTCGTCGGACCGTACGCGGCCGACGTTCTCTCTCTCCCCGTCGTCGGAACGATCTTCCTTCTCTCGAGCAGCATCACGATCACGCTCGCGATTCGCGCGCTCCGCCAGGGGCATCAGGCGGCGTTCAACGCGTTCTGGCTCGTCACGATCATCTTCGGCCTGATCTTTCTGATCGGTACCGGTTTTGAATGGTACGGCCTGATCTACGACGACGGCCTCACGATTCGTACGAACCTGCTCGGGACGACCTTCTACTCGCTGGTCGGATTCCACGCGGCCCACGTGACGATCGGGCTGATCATGCTGACCGGCGTTCTGATATTCAGCTTCGCTGGCTTCATCCGCGCCGGCGAGGCGGAGCGGGTCGAGGTGCTCTCCTGGTACTGGCACTTCGTCGACGCGGTTTGGATCGTCGTCCTCACCGTCGTCTATCTAATCGTCTGA
- a CDS encoding c-type cytochrome, with translation MKKSAQVFAFLALSFALGCDSMPGRPQEADRPIRPKNVKSFDVLWSINCAGCHGADGTMGAARPLNDPMYLAFASDSNMRLVIQQGVPRTLMPAFADGHGGALTDAQIDIVVDEMRHRWSKADKVRDVTFPPYAAQLGNAGRGAQVYQEFCSSCHGTDGTGGTAHGSIVDPAYLALVSNQALRSTVVAGRSDLGMPGFTTVAPGKTMSEQQIADVLAWLAGHRVEFPGQPYTDKEKKNG, from the coding sequence ATGAAGAAGTCTGCCCAAGTGTTCGCGTTCCTCGCGCTGTCTTTTGCGCTCGGTTGCGATTCGATGCCGGGGCGGCCGCAGGAAGCGGATCGTCCGATTCGCCCGAAGAACGTGAAAAGCTTCGACGTGCTCTGGTCGATCAACTGTGCCGGCTGTCACGGCGCCGACGGAACGATGGGCGCGGCACGTCCGCTGAACGATCCGATGTACCTTGCGTTCGCGAGTGATTCGAACATGCGGTTGGTCATCCAGCAGGGTGTGCCTCGTACGTTGATGCCCGCATTCGCCGATGGCCACGGGGGCGCGCTCACCGATGCGCAGATCGACATCGTCGTCGATGAGATGCGCCACCGATGGAGCAAGGCGGACAAGGTGCGCGACGTGACGTTCCCGCCGTATGCGGCGCAACTCGGCAATGCCGGTCGCGGCGCACAGGTCTATCAGGAGTTCTGTTCGAGTTGTCACGGGACAGACGGAACGGGTGGGACGGCGCACGGCTCGATCGTCGACCCGGCGTATCTCGCTCTCGTGAGTAACCAGGCGCTGCGCTCGACTGTGGTTGCGGGTCGGTCGGACCTCGGGATGCCGGGTTTCACGACCGTCGCGCCCGGGAAGACGATGAGCGAGCAGCAGATCGCCGACGTCCTGGCGTGGCTCGCCGGGCACCGGGTGGAATTCCCCGGGCAGCCCTACACGGACAAGGAGAAGAAAAATGGCTGA